A region of Leifsonia xyli DNA encodes the following proteins:
- a CDS encoding glycogen-branching enzyme, giving the protein MSPIPEGAAAVELPAIDETVLATIAAGSYHDPHSVLGQHQVNAPGVADPVTVIRTLRPLAREVFAVLSTGAHIELAHLGYGVWQGVDIVGPGAYQIEARYDDGSTWTADDPYRFLPTIGQLDLHLIGEGRHETLWTALGAHVRDLGGVVGTSFTVWAPHARAVRVVGNFNGWDGTLYSMRNMGSSGVWELFVPGLGEGEIYKFDILAQDGRWVRKIDPLAQLAETPPATASRVTVSRHAWEDDEWMASRAAHDPHAGPMSVYELHFGSWRPGLGYREAADELIDYVGALGYTHVEFLPLAEHPFGGSWGYQVTGYYAPTSRFGHPDDLKYLIDRLHQAGIGVILDWVPGHFPKDDWALARFDGQPLYEHADPRRGEHKDWGTYIFDYGNSQVRNFLVANALYWLEEFHVDGLRVDAVASMLYLDYSRNDGEWEPNIHGGRENLEAIGFLQEVTATAYKRNPGTVMIAEESTSYPGVTAPTSSGGLGFGLKWNMGWMHDALQYIHEDPMYRSYHHGEITFSFVYAWSENFLLPISHDEVVHGKGSLLGKMPGDHWQQLANARVFLAFMWAHPGKQLLFMGQEFGQLSEWSEERGLDWWMLDQPAHRGLWNLVAQLNAVYKDNPQLWARDNEPQGFEWLDGSDAQGNVIAFLRKDADGSPIAVVFNFSGAPHSDYRIGLPFAGEWEELLNTDAETFGGSGVGNLGAVTATDDPWMGRPASAVLTLPPLGALYLKPRG; this is encoded by the coding sequence ATGTCCCCGATCCCCGAAGGCGCCGCCGCCGTCGAACTGCCCGCCATCGACGAGACCGTGCTCGCCACGATCGCCGCCGGCAGCTACCACGACCCGCACTCGGTGCTCGGGCAGCACCAGGTGAACGCGCCCGGCGTCGCCGACCCGGTCACCGTCATCCGCACCCTCCGGCCGCTGGCCCGCGAGGTCTTCGCGGTGCTGTCGACCGGCGCGCACATCGAACTGGCCCACCTCGGCTACGGCGTGTGGCAGGGCGTCGACATCGTCGGACCCGGCGCGTACCAGATCGAGGCGCGCTACGACGACGGCAGCACGTGGACCGCGGACGACCCCTACCGCTTCCTTCCCACCATCGGACAGCTCGACCTGCACCTGATCGGCGAGGGCCGCCACGAGACGCTCTGGACCGCGCTCGGCGCACATGTGCGCGATCTCGGCGGCGTCGTCGGCACCTCCTTCACCGTGTGGGCGCCGCACGCGCGCGCGGTCCGCGTCGTCGGGAACTTCAACGGCTGGGACGGCACGCTGTACTCGATGCGCAACATGGGCTCGTCGGGCGTCTGGGAGCTGTTCGTCCCCGGCCTCGGCGAGGGCGAGATCTACAAGTTCGACATCCTCGCGCAGGACGGCCGCTGGGTGCGCAAGATCGACCCGCTGGCCCAGCTCGCCGAGACGCCGCCCGCGACCGCGTCCCGCGTCACCGTCAGCCGCCACGCGTGGGAGGACGACGAGTGGATGGCCTCCCGCGCCGCGCACGACCCGCACGCGGGCCCGATGAGCGTCTACGAGCTGCACTTCGGCTCGTGGCGGCCGGGGCTCGGCTACCGCGAGGCGGCGGACGAGCTGATCGACTACGTCGGCGCGCTCGGCTACACGCACGTGGAGTTCCTGCCGCTCGCCGAGCATCCCTTCGGCGGATCGTGGGGCTACCAGGTGACCGGCTACTACGCGCCGACGAGCCGCTTCGGTCACCCGGACGACCTCAAGTACCTCATCGACCGGCTGCACCAGGCCGGCATCGGCGTCATCCTCGACTGGGTGCCGGGCCACTTCCCCAAGGACGACTGGGCGCTCGCCCGGTTCGACGGCCAGCCGCTGTACGAGCACGCGGACCCGCGCCGCGGCGAGCACAAGGACTGGGGCACGTACATCTTCGACTACGGCAACTCGCAGGTGCGCAACTTCCTCGTCGCCAACGCGCTGTACTGGCTGGAGGAGTTCCACGTCGACGGCCTCCGCGTCGACGCCGTCGCCTCGATGCTGTACCTCGACTACTCCCGCAACGACGGCGAGTGGGAGCCGAACATCCACGGCGGCCGGGAGAACCTGGAGGCGATCGGGTTCCTGCAGGAGGTCACCGCGACCGCGTACAAGCGCAACCCCGGCACGGTGATGATCGCCGAGGAGTCGACCAGCTACCCGGGTGTCACAGCGCCCACCTCATCCGGCGGCCTCGGCTTCGGCCTCAAGTGGAACATGGGCTGGATGCACGACGCGCTCCAGTACATCCACGAGGACCCGATGTACCGCAGCTACCACCACGGCGAGATCACGTTCTCGTTCGTCTACGCGTGGAGCGAGAACTTCCTCCTGCCGATCAGCCACGACGAGGTCGTGCACGGCAAGGGGTCGCTGCTGGGCAAGATGCCCGGTGACCACTGGCAGCAGCTGGCGAACGCCCGGGTGTTCCTCGCCTTCATGTGGGCGCACCCCGGCAAGCAGCTGCTGTTCATGGGCCAGGAGTTCGGGCAGCTGTCGGAGTGGAGCGAGGAGCGCGGACTCGACTGGTGGATGCTCGACCAGCCGGCGCACCGCGGCCTCTGGAACCTCGTGGCCCAGCTCAACGCCGTGTACAAGGACAACCCGCAGCTGTGGGCGCGCGACAACGAGCCACAGGGGTTCGAATGGCTCGACGGGTCCGACGCGCAAGGCAACGTCATCGCGTTCCTCCGCAAGGACGCCGACGGGTCGCCGATCGCCGTGGTGTTCAACTTCTCGGGGGCGCCGCATAGCGACTACCGCATCGGCCTGCCCTTCGCCGGCGAGTGGGAGGAGCTGCTCAACACGGACGCCGAGACCTTCGGCGGATCGGGCGTGGGCAACCTCGGCGCGGTGACCGCCACGGACGACCCGTGGATGGGACGCCCGGCCTCCGCCGTGCTGACCCTGCCGCCGCTCGGGGCGCTGTACCTGAAGCCCCGCGGCTGA
- a CDS encoding alpha-1,4-glucan--maltose-1-phosphate maltosyltransferase, with translation MELSPQVDEGLWAATAFSGEVIPFRATAFREGHDKIGVDLILLDPAGQQSEHHMHPLTPGTDRWEVEVQLDQTGLWRYRVQAYADEYATWHHNAEVKVPAGIDVELMLTIGHDLLVRASKDKRRSTAERRHLSEAAKVVADTKRPVEERFQAAVDDRIQQVLAERPVVSLPSLSATRAIQVERTRAGVGSWYEFFPRSEGAKKRANGTWQSGTFRTAAKRLPEIAAMGFDVVYLPPIHPIGRTFRKGPNNTLDAGPNDPGSPWAIGSAEGGHDAIHPDLGTEKDFTFFIGKAKQAGLEVALDLALQASPDHPWVQTHPEWFTTLPDGTIAYAENPPKKYQDIYPINFDNDYEGLRQEVLRIVRHWMALGVRIFRVDNPHTKPLHFWEWLIHTVNETDPDVVFLAEAFTRPAILRTLAKAGFQQSYSYFTWRNTKEELEEFLDSIAHETADYLRPNLFVNTPDILTEYLQFGGQPAFKVRAAIAATAAPTWGVYSGYELFENVARPGAEEYIDNEKYEYRPRDYTRAQQEGRSLAGYLTMLNRARSEHPALRQLRNLSIHWSDDDSILVYSKYLDGRFTRSGKADAVIVVANVDPHSVRETIIHLDPTRFGIPFGRQFEVKDRVTGQRWTWGTDNYVRLDAFTEPVHILSVRPL, from the coding sequence CTGGAGCTCTCGCCCCAGGTCGATGAGGGGCTGTGGGCGGCGACGGCGTTCAGCGGCGAGGTGATCCCGTTCCGTGCGACCGCGTTCCGCGAGGGGCACGACAAGATCGGCGTGGACCTCATCCTGCTCGACCCCGCCGGGCAGCAGAGCGAGCACCACATGCACCCGCTCACTCCCGGCACCGACCGCTGGGAGGTGGAGGTGCAGCTCGACCAGACCGGCCTGTGGCGCTACCGCGTGCAGGCGTACGCCGACGAGTACGCGACCTGGCACCACAACGCCGAGGTGAAGGTCCCGGCCGGGATCGACGTCGAGCTCATGCTGACGATCGGCCACGACCTCCTGGTGCGAGCGTCGAAGGACAAGCGGCGCAGCACCGCCGAGCGCCGCCACCTCTCCGAAGCCGCCAAGGTGGTCGCGGACACCAAGCGGCCCGTCGAGGAGCGCTTCCAGGCGGCCGTGGACGACCGCATCCAGCAGGTGCTCGCCGAACGGCCCGTGGTGAGCCTGCCGTCCCTGTCGGCCACGCGCGCTATCCAGGTCGAGCGCACGCGCGCCGGAGTCGGCAGCTGGTACGAGTTCTTCCCGCGGTCCGAGGGCGCGAAGAAGCGCGCGAACGGCACCTGGCAGTCCGGCACCTTCCGCACGGCGGCGAAGCGCCTGCCCGAGATCGCTGCCATGGGCTTCGACGTCGTCTACCTCCCGCCCATCCACCCGATCGGCCGCACGTTCCGCAAGGGACCCAACAACACGCTCGACGCCGGCCCCAACGACCCGGGGTCGCCGTGGGCGATCGGCAGCGCCGAGGGCGGCCACGACGCCATCCACCCCGACCTCGGCACCGAGAAGGACTTCACCTTCTTCATCGGGAAGGCCAAGCAGGCGGGCCTCGAGGTCGCCCTCGACCTGGCTCTCCAGGCGTCGCCCGACCACCCGTGGGTGCAGACCCACCCCGAGTGGTTCACCACCCTCCCCGACGGCACGATCGCGTATGCGGAGAACCCGCCGAAGAAGTACCAGGACATCTACCCCATCAACTTCGACAACGACTACGAGGGGCTCCGTCAGGAGGTGCTCCGCATCGTCCGGCACTGGATGGCGCTCGGCGTCCGCATCTTCCGCGTCGACAACCCTCACACCAAGCCGCTGCACTTCTGGGAGTGGCTCATCCACACGGTCAACGAGACCGACCCGGACGTGGTGTTCCTGGCCGAGGCGTTCACGCGGCCCGCCATCCTCCGCACCCTGGCGAAGGCCGGGTTCCAGCAGTCCTACTCGTACTTCACCTGGCGCAACACCAAGGAGGAGCTGGAGGAGTTCCTCGACTCGATCGCGCACGAGACGGCGGACTACCTGCGGCCGAACCTGTTCGTGAACACCCCGGACATCCTCACCGAGTACCTGCAGTTCGGCGGCCAGCCGGCGTTCAAGGTGCGTGCCGCGATCGCCGCCACCGCCGCACCGACGTGGGGCGTGTACTCCGGCTACGAGCTGTTCGAGAACGTGGCCCGGCCGGGAGCCGAGGAGTACATCGACAACGAGAAGTACGAGTACCGGCCGCGCGACTACACCCGCGCGCAGCAGGAGGGACGCTCGCTCGCGGGCTACCTGACCATGCTCAACCGGGCGCGGAGCGAGCACCCGGCGCTCCGGCAGCTGCGCAACCTGTCGATCCACTGGAGCGACGACGACAGCATCCTCGTCTACTCCAAGTACCTCGACGGCCGCTTCACCCGCAGCGGCAAGGCCGACGCGGTCATCGTGGTCGCGAACGTCGACCCGCACTCGGTGCGCGAGACGATCATCCACCTCGACCCCACCCGGTTCGGGATCCCGTTCGGGCGGCAGTTCGAGGTGAAGGACCGGGTGACCGGCCAGCGCTGGACCTGGGGCACCGACAACTACGTGCGTCTGGACGCCTTCACCGAGCCCGTGCACATCCTGTCCGTCCGCCCGCTGTGA
- a CDS encoding acetyltransferase, producing the protein MTGAISVRPATVDDAGAIARVHVLSWREAYAGRMPADFLASLDIERRARGWVTILSDGMTDAFVASRDGEVVGWATAGPGRDDDAPRPLELEGIYVLADAHGSGAGQLLLDAAIGDAPAYLWVMDGNARAEAFYRRNGFARDGATATHPVGPTSVPAVRMTR; encoded by the coding sequence ATGACCGGCGCGATCTCGGTCCGCCCGGCGACGGTGGACGACGCAGGCGCGATCGCGCGCGTCCACGTGCTGTCCTGGCGCGAGGCGTATGCCGGGCGGATGCCCGCGGACTTCCTCGCCTCGCTCGACATCGAGCGGCGGGCCCGCGGGTGGGTCACCATCCTCTCCGACGGTATGACGGACGCCTTCGTCGCCTCCCGCGACGGCGAGGTGGTCGGCTGGGCGACCGCCGGACCGGGGCGCGACGACGACGCCCCCCGCCCGCTCGAACTGGAGGGCATCTACGTTCTCGCCGACGCCCACGGCTCGGGCGCGGGTCAGCTCCTGCTCGATGCGGCGATCGGCGACGCCCCCGCCTACCTGTGGGTCATGGACGGCAACGCCCGCGCCGAGGCCTTCTACCGCCGCAACGGCTTCGCGCGCGACGGCGCGACCGCCACGCACCCCGTCGGCCCCACCTCCGTCCCCGCGGTCCGCATGACCCGCTGA
- a CDS encoding aminoacyl-tRNA deacylase: MARAKAAAGTPATVALTAAGITFATHPYEHDPSAPSFGLEAAEALSVEPDRVFKTLLADTDLGLVVGVVPVTGMLDLKALAAAVGAKRATMAEPAVAERRTGYVVGGISPIGQKTAHPTVVDETAQLFDTVFVSGGKRGFDIELSPGDLLTATGGSYAGIAK, encoded by the coding sequence ATGGCGCGCGCGAAGGCTGCGGCGGGGACGCCGGCCACGGTCGCGCTGACGGCCGCGGGCATCACGTTCGCGACGCATCCGTATGAGCATGACCCGTCAGCGCCGTCGTTCGGGCTGGAGGCGGCGGAGGCGCTGAGCGTGGAACCGGACCGCGTGTTCAAGACGCTGTTGGCAGACACCGACCTCGGGCTCGTGGTCGGCGTGGTTCCCGTCACCGGGATGCTCGACCTCAAGGCCCTGGCCGCCGCGGTCGGTGCGAAGCGGGCGACGATGGCGGAGCCGGCGGTCGCCGAGCGTCGCACCGGGTACGTCGTGGGCGGCATCAGCCCGATCGGGCAGAAGACCGCGCATCCGACCGTCGTGGACGAGACCGCGCAGCTCTTCGACACCGTCTTCGTGTCGGGAGGCAAGCGCGGCTTCGACATCGAGCTGTCGCCCGGCGACCTGCTGACGGCGACCGGCGGCTCCTACGCGGGGATCGCGAAATGA